The Hemibagrus wyckioides isolate EC202008001 linkage group LG13, SWU_Hwy_1.0, whole genome shotgun sequence DNA window TCCCAAGAACACTGcacatgaggtgggaatactCCCAGGCTGGGATACGAGTCCATCACAATAGATCAATCCTCCAACTGGTTTGTTTCTGGGAGGTTAGAGGAAACTGGAAAACCCAGAAGAAAACTAAACAGACATAACTCGATTTCAAATAAATGTGGTCATTACTGAGCATGGGAACTGGCATAGCACAGGTtaacccacacactcacacatacacagttttCCAAGAATGCAGTGCAACTTCCTCACAAACCCGCAGTTTGTgtggcttatttatttaaaacacaagGTGTCAAAACCCTTGACATGTGAGTGAACTAGTGGtgggaaagaggaaagagaggaagTTTCTTTCTAGCTGCTCTACTACGCCCCATGCCTTTGTCTGCATGCACGTACCATCTTACACTGAATTCATTCAGAATGCTTCACTTGAAATTTGCTTTAGGCAGCCCATTCACACCTTTCAGCTACTTATCTCTATGAGCTACTTGCAACAGCAAGAAATATAAATGACAATAAGGTGTGATTTGAATGTTTTAAGCAACATTTTGAAAGGAAGATTAACtgcttaatgtttaataaacatgatGTTTATGCataatttatggaaggagtttcGTCTTATCCTGGCATGGGAGAAGTTTACGATTTCCAGTTTCTCTTTAAAATGACAAGATGATATTGGAGTTAAGAGGcctgaacctgttccagcatgacaatgaccctgtacacaaagcgagctccatgtTTGCCAAGGTTGAAGTTGaagtcctgcacagagccctgactctgactcaaccccattaaacacctttggaatgaactggaacGACAACTACACCCTAGACCTCCTTACCAAACATCCCCAAACTTACTAATGCTTTTGTggttgaatgaacacaaatccccatagCTAACTCTGTCTCATGgaggttaagatgttggactactaatcagaaggctgtgagttcaaatcccatcaAGTTGCttctgctggacccttgagcaaggccctcaaccctcaactgctcagttgtattaaagtgagataaaaatgtatctagctctggataagggcaacaaccaaataccataaatgtaatataaatatctAAATGCCTATTGTTTTGAAATAGGATGTGCAGGAAGTGCAAATGGGTGTGTCCAAAAACTGTGACCACACAGTGTACTAACAGTTGAAAAATACAGATAGTTATATAGCTATAggctatttgtttttttaacatgcagtttttttaatgaagggATTTATGAAAACCCacaattttaaaatgaacaataaaataaaatgtaaaatatgtttGATGTGTCAAATGATCAGAAGCATTAGAAACAGAAATGGTCTATTATCAGTTATTCTGAGAAATAACATTTACTCATAGGTACTGCTGTTTACTTTATATGAAGCAGTGGCTCATGTATGTGATTTGGATTTATTTCCAATGCAATACTGACATCATTTGAGATACACGACATGCCGAAGTAATGGAAAGAAATCTACTTAGTACTGCTTGTTATCGTGCTAGTGTGTTAAACACATCCTGTGTGGGTGGCCAGCGGAAGTTCCTTGTCAAAGGAAAATAAAACCTTCAAATACATAGTCTCATTTTGAATACTGATGTTTAAATCAAACCTGATACAACCCCAACAaagatgtttctttttttccgaCATCTTTCAAATCAGATTGTTTCAATAGAAtgaaataaactataaataatgATTACATGTTTTTTAATCATGAAAAGTTATCAGCTGTTGCCACTCACCCATCCATCAGAGCCTCGCCCTGTAAACTTAAtgctaatactactactactactactactctaataataacaataataataataataataataataataatattttttatatagcaTTTTTCAATATGGATACAAAATCTCAAAATGCTGtacaaaaaaattcaacaatACAAAGCATTTGtgttaaaacacaaaaaatataaagcACTAATGAATAAACCATAGGTTGCTGACTaattaaaggggaaaaacatGCTGTGGAGGAGGTTTGGGGGTTATTTCCGCTTTTAAAATGATGTATCACTGCCAATCAGTACAAAGTTCTTCTGATTTTTTCCATCCTAATGGGCGTGGTCTCTTCCAGAATGACCCCACCCCCATCCACAGGGTACAAACAGTTTGACAGGGATGAAAATTCCTTTTTCCTTCACAGACACAAGACCTTAACCACAGAGCTTGAACAGCTTGAACAAAATGTTTCAGAGTCATTTTTTGGACACCATCATCCAAACACCAGCTAAGGGAATATTCTTTTTAAGAAGCACGGCTTCAGAACACTTCCAGACAATTGTGGACTCTATATAAAAGGCACATGTTGTGCCTGTTGTGATGTTTTCTTGTGGCCCAACACCTTACAAAACACTTGatgttttattctttcaaaTTCTTacctactgtactgtatatgcatGAGAATTATCAAAAGTAATGAAAACTTCCTTTAAActaagaataaaatgaaataagataAACATTTTCCACTACTCAGGACAAGTGATATTTCAGGAAATGCACCAGAGATAGACGAGAGCTTTAAATTCCACAACCAGGATGTTATAGTCAATGCAGGAGGACAGGCTAGCTAAAATTAGACTCTGTTCTCAATAAGGAGGTGGACATCTCATCTGTATCAGTGGAAACTTTCTTTCATCTAGCACATTACAAGAAACGAAAAGTTAAATGAAAGACATGCCACAATATGGATTCCCCTCTatgtatgaatttatttataattatgaaGTGTGGGCCATGATGCTTTATACAGCTGCTTGTTTATGTCACAATTAAACGACTCACTAAGACACAATAACTTTGtcatatattatacacaataaATGCACAAGGtaacacaaaacaaaagcagaaaatCTAGGAATACACAACCACAGCATGTACTAACTAAATGGCTTTACTGAGATACCACTACTGTTGCTTAAAAAAGCCTTCTGCAGCTTCATATATCATCTATGCACAGGAAATGAGCAGGCAAGGTcgagaacagagaaaaaaagctgACTAGGTGTCATTCAGTGGCTTTTTGCTATATGCAAAGAGTTACATGGAAATATCAAGTAATTAtgttatgtatgtttatgtaatatAGTCATAATGTTTGTGATGGAACAGTAACTGAATCAGTGAACAGATCAGTTCATGTAAGAAGTGTAAACACAGGCAAATTAgattaaaatatgaataataataataaaaataaaaaataaacacagcataACAAATATTAAAGCAGTTggggaaggggaaaaaattacaaatatatatataaaaaaattaaaataaaataaaaaataaaataaaataacaaagacTGAACGACGATATTAAGACTCTAATGATATTTAGCTgcactttttaaattattaatcatAGACAACTACtgaatatttatcatttatgttATACACAAACAGTACTAGTTTTTTAGTTAGAGTGACAGAAAGCTGTCTTATTTTTGGCTCACATGTACTTGAGCAGTGCTTGAACAATGCTAACGTGTGGCAACAAAGCAAACATGTGACCTTAAAAGCTAACCAAATTGGAGCAAAGTTGTCTAGCCACATATAAAGATGCTAATCTGCTGACTGCTTTAGATGCAGGTAAGAAAATCTTCAACTCTTCAAAATCAGCTCTAAAATGAAATAGGCGGGCATTGCAATGATGCTGAAGGAGGTGCAAGGTGCTCTTTCTTACTAATTGTACGTGTTGACACTCTTGACTGCAGCATCTTGGCTAGTTGCATTTTTTCTATTGTGGTTTTTGGTACTGTTGAAACAAAGCATCACATTAGTCGAGATgtgaaaaaacaacagcatggGGTGGTTTTTTGGAAACTGCAGTGTGAGGAGAGCAAAAAGACTTGTggtttcttaaataaaaaaaaagtgattttggGTTTTTATTTTCGGTTTGTTCTACTTTATAAAATGTTCATGTTGAATTAGAAATTATAGATAAATAAGAGACTTTTTTTTAGATGAACCAAATCCTCCTAGAAAATTCTCTAACCTGCTAACAACTCTTTCTTGTCACTAGTAAGGATTCAtgatttttgttgatttttcttttttttttttatgtttaataaagTTTTTCATTCACTAAAAAGTACTGGATACACAGATCccttatgtaaatatttatatatgtataggcTATATAACTATGAACAATGACACTACAATtacaatattatataaaatattttatagaatATTGCAATATTCTATAAAATACACTGATGCttgtatatatgaatatatgtaaaggaaacaagcaaataaaagtGCTAAACTGTTAATTCTATTATTTGTACATCGATACTGTTATTTCCTTCATATATTCATGCATACAGATATTCACTATGTTTGATCATTTCACTGACCGGTGTACTTGCTTCTTCATCATATTAGaacttcatgtttttttgtgttgtgccTTTTTCCTAGGTTGGGGTAATGGTGGAGGTTGTTCCTCGTCATCATCTATTGGAGGTGGTGGAGGTCGACCACGCTGCTGGGCCCGGGGTCGTGATGCAACTTGATGTGGGGCTTGAGATAAGTCCTCGGCAGAACCGTTTTCGACAGGCTCTGGAGGTGCTGGCTGTCCTCTTGCTGTTTGCTTCCCTTTATGTGGAGGTGGATTAGAGCTGACGTAGTTCAGTCTGAACTCTTCTTCATCTGGAAAAGAACacaggatttattattattattattattattattattattattattattattattattattacaaaacatatatatatctctGAATTAATAAAGTCACTGTAATGTAGATATGGAAGTTAGTTAGTCCGGCCTCTTAATAAAACGCATCTATATTTCCATGAGaatgtttatttctgtaaatttgTTTCTCAACCTTTACGAATGTTGCCCTTGAATTACTCAATAATCATTTACTGTATCATTTaatattgaaaataataataatttcggCTGAAAATGTTGCAAGATATGTTTCTGAGGAGTAAAATGGTTATTTAAAAGCAGGAAACTAGCACAGTTTTCACACCAACAATAAAAACAGTGTTCTGGGAACCGTCACCTACTTTACACACCTGCTGAgttgatatttaaaaaagaaactaaaaaaaccaaaaacacaagTAACCTTCTTTTTCAGAGGAAAAGCTTCCAAAAAGTAGTTCAGGGGGCTTGGCATAAAGTAGGACAGCAACATTTTGTCTGACAAAAGTTTCAAGTTGTATGTGCAGTTGCAATTATTTTTGCCTTACATGTACAAACCTGATACCTGGtaaatttgtatatattattatatgtagtagttgtagtagtagtagtagtagtagttgtagtagtagttatagtagtagtagttatagtagtagtagttatagtagcagtagtagttgtagtagtaggtacagtagtagtagttatagtagtaggtatagtagtagttgtagtagtagtggtagttgtagtagtagttatagtagtagtagttatagtagcagtagtagttgtagtagtaggtacagtagtagtagttatagtagtaggtatagtagtagttgtagtagtagtggtagctTAAGCCATGGCCTCAGCAAAGTATATTATTTAGCTGAAAACCTGTGTGGAAACTTTATAGTTATAGTTCTGAGTTATCACTCGGCTCCTGTTAGTCATTTTATGTACCACATTAGCATCAGTCAAGGCCCATGTGGCAAATATAGCCTGCTGCATCACTTCATGTGGCCTATAAAGAAAGACTATAGATAAAACAAGATTATAGACTGTGAAAAAAAGACTATAGTACACTTTATAAGACTCCTCAGCATGTTTACACGGGTCTAGAATATCTGATCTGCAGCATAGCGACCGCCATTGTACAATATGTGTGGGTTCCCATCTCACAGAGCTGAGACAGGCGGGTAAAATCAAAGCCTGTGTGCTGCGTTTCTCACGATGCAGGGGTGGCAGTGGCATAACCCGGAAACCAGgaaaatacacagaataaaaTTGTGATTGTTTTTTAATCTGTATAGCTAAATAGCTTAACGTAACATGCTCATGCATTTTTAGTGTCTTTTTTCAGTGTAATAGGATGAATTTGTAATTGAATCGTTCAATCTTGCCATATTACTACTGTTCCCATAAAAAACCTTCAAGAGAGTTGCACTGAAAAATGATCACGTTAGTTACAAGGGGGAAATTAAAAGCTTATCTTATGAATTCTGATCTTGTTTCCTTTCCTCTGACTGCAGAAAATCTCCATATCTCTATATCTCTGTGCTTCTAGTGTGGCTAGTACTAATGACTGGTAGCTTTCAAACAGATATGTACGAAAAATATGCGATTCTAAATGCTTCATCCTCTTTCTTATCATAGCAGTTGAAAGCTGATAACTACAACGTGAAGGAATGTATTCATAGCCAAAAACTTTTAATCAGTATGATAACTGTTTTCAGCTGAAAGAGCATACACTTAAAATAGTCCAGATGAgattcttctccttttttctttgaaatgtcctatttttattttagagccTGTAAAGCTTATGGGTGTAAGTCAACAGAGTGTGttaaagttataataataataagaagaagaagtagaagaagaagaagaagaagaagaagaagaagaagaaggagaagaagaacaacaatcatcatcatcatcattattattattagtctttgATTAAATGCCATAACTTTCTCATGGATAGTCTGATATTGAGAACTGAAGTTTGACACCCGTGTTATAGATTCTCACCCATGCTCTTTCATTCCACCCCGtttcacacagaaaaaaaaaagtgtcagttCTGAGTTTGTTATTGCTATGTTAGTAGTTCAGAGTAAAATGAACAGGCCAGTTTGCtgaaataaccactctttacaagcATACTGGGCAGAACAGCATCTCAGAAAACACATAAAGCACACCAAAGAGTGAGAAGAATAGATTACAAGGGAAGACGTCTACACTGACTTTGATTTTGAAAACCAGCTGTAGATCAGACTTGCACACGCATTGACATGGCTATCTCACTGATAATCAAACTCAACCAACATTCAAAATTCAGTGAGATTACTGAGATGTATTCCTCCGTCTCCGTTGTTTGCTGTGAATGTTGCCTAAAGTTCTTGAGCTGTATCTGTAATTTTACATAATGTTGCTGCTACATGTTcttctgattggataattgcagaTCTATAGGTATTTCTGCTTAACCGAATAGTAAGTATATAtctaaaaatatgaataattatattatttaacaaataaccTGTACTATGAATGACAGGGATGTCATGACAAACCTTGCCAACTCTATTTGAACTCTATTGGCCGCAAtagggggcggagctttgtgGGAGGCGTTCAAAGCGTAAAAATGTTCCGGTGTTGTCAAATTTCACCGACATAACTGCTAGAAACTTACTCTTAAAAAGCATGGATGAAGCTTGTCTAAAGCACCATAAAACATAATGTTTAGAAGAGACACATGACATGTTTTAAACTCAATACAACTGTTTGGAGCTAAAAAGAAATCTGACTTTAAGGCTTGCTTTAGAATACATGACCCAAAGAGAATCACTGGAAATTTGTCCAGTGTTTTAATTTAGAAAGTTGTGtaatgtttaattcatttaaatatgttttcagtataaaaaaaatattataggaAATACTAATCAGTTATCACTAAAATCTAAGAATGAAATTACCTCGCAGATGTTTCTCTTTGCGTTTACAGGAACGGCAGGCAAGTGTCACCATCACAGTTATCAATAACAGGACTAGAAATCCTCCACCAGCTAAGATGCCCACCATAAGCGTAAAGTCAAAGCCAAAGAGCGTCTGCTGGGACGTGGTACCTGAACAAAATTACAATCattatatgtattataaatGAGATCGTATAGCAAAATTGCCGATTATAGAATAATCAAATTAAGAGATAAGTATTTATGTTCCAAAATGAAAGTACATGAAAAAAATACTTACATGCTGCTTCCACTTCATCACTTGTATTATTATGAACTGGATTCTGAGCAGTACATGCATACTTTGAGTTGCCTGCCTTAGCAAGTGTTAAGACTTTTCCTTTCTCCtggctttctttcttatttttttcccagctGAAAGATATATCTTTACGGTCCTCAACCTCACATGTGAGGTAAACCTTCTTATCCTGACATGTAACATTCACTCTTGGCTTTGGAACTTTCACTGATCAATAAGGAAGGACAGCATCATGAGTATATTAGTGACAGTATTCAGTATTTGAaatcatatttatgtatttttaatagGAACTATTAAATACTATTGCATGGTGTAAGAAATCTACATTTGTTATTAGAGGAAGTGTAAA harbors:
- the si:ch211-132g1.1 gene encoding T-cell surface antigen CD2, whose amino-acid sequence is MNAKGSAIVLFLCFLSLFTLTGCSTCQKNILEGKNLPFKLADRLLKDDEKFTIKKDDKLLVRKQNINQNKQWKMVNTNLELQQVNLSNSGKYTVDVFDEDGKNLNSYTETVCVYVKVPKPRVNVTCQDKKVYLTCEVEDRKDISFSWEKNKKESQEKGKVLTLAKAGNSKYACTAQNPVHNNTSDEVEAACTTSQQTLFGFDFTLMVGILAGGGFLVLLLITVMVTLACRSCKRKEKHLRDEEEFRLNYVSSNPPPHKGKQTARGQPAPPEPVENGSAEDLSQAPHQVASRPRAQQRGRPPPPPIDDDEEQPPPLPQPRKKAQHKKT